A window of Castanea sativa cultivar Marrone di Chiusa Pesio chromosome 1, ASM4071231v1 contains these coding sequences:
- the LOC142617436 gene encoding two-component response regulator ARR12 yields MTVEAEIDDPRDQFPIGMRVLAVDDDPTCLFLLEKLLRRCQYHVTTTNQAIKALNMLRENKDQFDLVISDVQMPDMDGFKLLELVGLEMDLPVIMLSINGDTKLVMKGITHGACDYLLKPVRIEELKNIWQHVIRRKKFDSKDKNNCGNQEKIHSGSVEGGPGSAGTLLDQNGKLNKKRKDQDEEEVEEHDENGPDNDDPSNQKKPRVVWSVDLHRKFVAAVNQLGIDKAVPKKILDLMNVEKLTRENVASHLQKYRLYLKRISCVANQQANMVAALGGTDASFLQMSSLNGVGNFETLNGSGQFHNSAFRSFPPNGMLGRLSTPAGLGIHSLSSSGMTQLGHSQNSGSSTIDQVNFQQVIIPGNHNGSVLQGMPMSLQLDQLQHNKSLTHVRELSTAVDNTTVFPISSGLPDARMTIGSSSNPLLGVTNNTLMLEGAPQGAQTGKVFGNHSSVSFASLNSELSSPLPDHRRLNDNWSTAQSSGIQSNSFSLNDTFKQATMQPSNLRDNMSSMALQIGRDPCNVSSVSSISTQSQDLRADVHCRTNLISSNAGQVSNNAPAQRWDDHDRDGSYHSNVMCSSINSMIPVNGTVGPLGQNLEPKNAIFHTNMDFNLMEQSNFIDPLYMNHNEVNKSTTETSLKLKQGLFMDQRKPQGSFISASFGSLEDIVSAMAKQEQDKLKLIEGDFGCDPYSLGTCM; encoded by the exons ATGACCGTTGAGGCTGAAATAGATGACCCCAGAGACCAGTTCCCAATTGGAATGCGTGTGCTCGCTGTTGACGATGACCCCACTTGCCTTTTCCTTTTAGAGAAGCTGCTTCGTCGATGCCAATACCATG TTACAACAACTAATCAAGCAATCAAGGCATTGAATATGTTGAGAGAAAACAAGGACCAGTTTGACCTGGTTATCAGTGATGTTCAAATGCCAGACATGGATGGTTTTAAATTGCTTGAGCTTGTGGGGCTTGAGATGGACTTACCTGTCATAA TGTTGTCCATAAATGGCGATACCAAGCTTGTGATGAAGGGAATTACCCATGGAGCTTGTGATTACTTACTGAAACCTGTTCGAATTGAGGAGCTGAAGAATATCTGGCAACATGTAATCAGGAGAAAGAAGTTTGATTCAAAAGACAAGAATAATTGTGGCAATCAAGAGAAGATTCATTCTGGGAGTGTTGAAGGAGGACCAGGGTCAGCTGGGACACTTTTGGATCAGAATGGGAAGCTCAATAAAAAACGGAAGGATCAGGATGAAGAGGAGGTTGAGGAGCATGATGAAAATGGGCCTGATAATGATGACCCATCAAATCAAAAGAAGCCTCGGGTTGTTTGGTCTGTGGATCTGCATCGCAAGTTTGTTGCAGCTGTTAATCAGTTGGGCATTGACA AGGCTGTACCTAAAAAGATTCTAGATTTGATGAATGTAGAAAAGCTTACAAGAGAAAATGTGGCAAGCCATCTCCAG AAATACAGGCTTTACCTTAAAAGAATCAGCTGTGTGGCAAACCAGCAAGCTAATATGGTGGCAGCCTTGGGTGGTACAGATGCTTCCTTTTTGCAAATGAGTTCTCTGAATGGAGTTGGAAATTTTGAAACATTGAATGGATCTGGGCAGTTTCATAACTCTGCTTTCAGATCCTTCCCACCTAATGGGATGCTTGGTAGATTGAGCACACCTGCTGGTCTGGGTATTCACAGCCTTTCATCTTCAGGAATGACTCAACTGGGTCATTCACAAAACTCAGGCAGCTCCACCATTGATCAGGTTAACTTCCAGCAGGTCATAATTCCTGGAAACCATAATGGGAGTGTACTTCAAGGAATGCCAATGTCACTACAACTTGATCAACTACAACATAATAAAAGTCTTACCCATGTCAGAGAGCTCTCCACTGCTGTTGATAATACAACAGTTTTCCCCATTTCCAGTGGCCTTCCAGATGCAAGAATGACCATTGGTAGCTCCAGCAATCCACTTCTTGGTGTTACAAACAACACCTTGATGTTAGAAGGAGCCCCTCAAGGAGCTCAAACTGGCAAAGTATTTGGAAATCACTCTTCTGTTTCATTTGCCTCTTTAAATTCAGAATTATCTTCACCCTTGCCTGATCACAGAAGATTGAATGACAACTGGTCAACTGCTCAGTCATCTGGGATCCAGTCAAATTCTTTTTCATTAAATGATACTTTTAAACAGGCTACTATGCAACCTAGTAACTTGAGGGACAATATGTCCTCAATGGCCTTGCAAATCGGGCGTGATCCATGTAATGTTTCTTCTGTTTCTTCAATATCCACTCAATCACAGGATCTAAGGGCAGATGTACACTGCCGAACAAATCTGATCAGCAGTAATGCTGGCCAAGTAAGTAATAATGCCCCAGCTCAAAGGTGGGATGACCATGATCGGGATGGTTCTTATCACTCAAATGTTATGTGTAGCTCAATAAACTCTATGATCCCTGTCAATGGTACTGTGGGTCCACTGGGTCAGAATTTGGAGCCAAAGAACGCAATCTTTCACACAAACATGGATTTCAATTTGATGGAACAATCAAATTTTATTGATCCGTTATACATGAATCATAATGAGGTTAACAAATCTACAACAGAGACATCACTGAAATTGAAGCAAGGGCTTTTCATGGACCAAAGGAAGCCTCAGGGAAGTTTTATTTCTGCTAGTTTTGGCTCATTGGAAGACATAGTGAGTGCAATGGCGAAACAG